ACTTAATGAGTAATGTGTGGTGCTCATTAATTCTGTACtttattaaatgttgttttttacactGGGGTCTGGCATAACTTAACCTACTTTCAAGGTGCATGGAGAATTTAAGCAGTCTGAAGTATCaaagctcctcctcctcacactgCAACACTTGCAGTATTGATACagcattttgtcaaatttactGTGTGCATAAAAACCCTGAACCATCTAAATGACATCAAAAAAATCCTCAAATCTCAATGTcctacattcatacacacacttcagttGATGTTGGCAAATACTGTATAACCATCTCCCTAACTTAGAATTAAGAGGACACATTTAAAAGAATAGAGTTAATATTTGTAGGACTCCTGCAGATCAGGCCCTGACACTGAATTGTAAATGGAAATTGTAAATAGAGCAGCTCAGAGACTCTTAAAACATATCCTGCTGCCTCACTCATTTCACTAATGAGATGTAGGGAAAGCCCAAACTTCATTAAGCCATTAAAGGAGTTACGCGTGATTTCTGTTTAAAGCTTTCCCTTCTTCATAAACATCTGAACACATTGTCACCTGGTTATATACACACTACAGTCTTTTCTTTAGGGTCTGACATTCAGTTTCAGGGTAACTGTTGCTATCTAGTGGTCACTGTAAGTTATTACCTAAAGCTAATCATATAAGGGTGCAGTAGGTAGCAAATAATCATCCCATTTGCACTTTTATCCCAAAGTAGCCTAAAAAGTGAACTAAATGAACTGAGACATTTAACAACTAGTCATTCAATTCAGCAACAATGTGCTTTACAATATGTATGCACAatatgtttatgtacagtatgaatgcATGTATATTCCCCTCTACTTGTACCCAACAAATTATCTGCATGCTTGTGGGCAAACacccacagacagaaaaaaatgtgcgCTCACATTTGACCGCATGCAGAACTCTGTTGTCCAGGGGCTTGCGGCTCGGGTCATTGGTGGACGAGCGGATACCTGTTCCACAGCTGTTGGCCAGAGTATTCCTGATGCATCAAAAATAAGAATGAGTTGCACAGAACAcagaacagaggaaaacaaaaatagttGTAATATCTCTCTAATGcctgcagataaaaaaaaaaaacattaatttctaTATTAAAACTAAGCTTTTGCTAACTTTACATGAAACACTTGCAGAAATAGACCCAGATACACAGACAGAAGGAACAAACCTGTCAAAGAAGGCAGCCAGCAGCCTCCTCAGCAGCACCTTGTGTCTGGTCCCTGCGCTCACATGACAGTTCATTAGCTGGGCTCGTGATATATACACAGAAGTACCTGCAAAGAATCCACATGCAAAGAAtatcaacaaacaaatgaacCACCAAACATCATCAGTACTTATCACCATTTTATGACTCATTTGCTGCCACTTTGACACGTGTGACCTGTTCAAGTTCAGATTTTGTGGGTCATATATAGTAATGATAAAGTGTAAGGAGGCTGTGCTTTAGTTACATGTCATAGTTTAGAGGCATCttaaatttctttttctgtttgctttttctctctgactttttgatgtgttttatgttttttattgttctaTATTGCATTTGCATCTGTGTCACAGATTTCATAATCGGTAAAGTTTAATccttttaatattattatggAATGCACGATacgtttctttttcttttttttttttgcatttttgccttttttattttactattaaaCTACCCTACAATACTAGCTTGGCGTATGTTACctcccttcttttctttctttctttattcacGTCTCTCagtcacacgcacacactataTTGAACAGTATGTAACCCCGCCCGCAAGGCAAAACAGACATTGTCACGGGATGTCCTTGACATAAACACACTGAGCCAAATATGCAATACTGCCACGTAATCTGCATGCCAATTCCAAGCACAGTCATTTGAAGAGAACTTCCTCtaatatgtgtatacatatcaGTGCCATTGGCCTTGTCCCGATTAGATCTATTAAATCAACTAACACTGGTATACTGCTGCACGATTATTTGCGCATCCTTCTctaatatagatatatatgtatctTTCAAACGTTTAAAGTTTTTGCTagcttttgtaaaaaaaacttttgacaGGTttcttttaacacacacacacacacacacacacacacacacacacacacaaacaggtgtttgtttcactatccctgtgggggacagccattgacataatgccttctttagccccttaccctaaccttaaccatcacaactaaatgcctaatccttaacccttaccctaacctaattgtaacttGTACCCTAAAACcgagtcttaaccctcaaaaagcagtctctacccgtgggaacctcaatttttgtccccacggtgacacaagtccccatgggttagtgtgcattcaggctaaagtccccaccggcatataagaacatgaaacacacacacacacacacacacacaaaacacccacacatgcaaacataccTGAGACTAACTCTAGTTTCTCAGCAGGGTCTCCTTCCTCGTACAGTTTGGGATGACAGCGGTTGCCTATCTGAGCGATGAGTTCTGCGGGGAGACATGTAAGGTCTCTGCCTCGCATCCGACCCCGTGTCTCTGTGTGGTCGGGTAGAGCCTCAACACGCTCACCAGAAGCTGTAGAAACACAATACTGCAAACTTAGAATAATCACTTTTACACACAGAGAAGAAGCACAGTACAATACCTGCTACAACCAGAAATACATCAGATTACtattaaattcattaaaataaactAGGAGCATTTACACGTACTGTTCTGTCCATTACCTGCAGCTCCCATGTTGAGCATGCTGTACATGGTATACATGTTGCAGATTTGCCTATACTGCTCTTCAGCACAGTCATCTgtcccctcttcctcttcttcatcatcatggtAACTGATGGGTGAGTCACTGGCGTAGGTACTCAGGGTGCCGGGGCTGGCGCCCTCTGACATGCCCTGACCTGCTGCAGAGCTCCCATTGGTGCCGACACTGGCCACCATCCCCGACAGGCTGGTTGCGGTGGCACCCATACCCATGGCCAGTCCGAGGGCTCCGGGGCTCTGAATGGCACTGCCCCGCACCACCTCCTGGGAATAACGGGCTGTCTTCCTggccccccctcctccccctgaGCCTACTCCATCTCGGCTGCTGCCACCCTCCCACAGTCGCTTGGCTACAGGAGTGCAGACCACTGAGTAAGGAGTGGCTGCTTCCGGCTGGCTAGCTGGCTGCTCTGCCTTCACTCGTGATACCAGAGAGAGCGGCGTCAGGCAGGAGGCAGGCCGGGCTGCACTGTTATTGGTCTGCGTTACAGGGCTCTGGGGCTCAGAAGGTGGGGCCTCCTCAGCGTGAAGGCCCTGGGAGTCGCAGCTGGGGGAGGAGACCTAGAAAGGAATGTATACATCAGCATACATGAACATACTGATGTACCAACAGATATGCGTTTGCTTGTAGGATTTTGCCATGCTGATGGTCAGTCTGTCCGTCCAACAGCAAGACATCTCAACAACCATTGGCCAGATTCCTCTCAAATTTAGTATGATTATTCATGGTTTTCAGTAAATGATTCCAAATGATTATATGACCCCCTTCTTTATCTAGAACCATCGTAACAATATAATTTTACTTCCACCAACACTTTCTTCGATGACAAGGTATTTCAACAACTACAGGGCAGATTCCTTTTAAATTTCCTTAGTGCATACATGCTCTCCTGCATATGAACCCTTTCAATTTTTGCCAAACTGTTGGCCAATTCGAAACACAATATATATTTCAGAACTGCTCCAACTGGAATAGACACTTCATTTTAAACAGTCAATTCACCCAGATCGCAAATAACAAATCCCAATTAACCCTAACGGTAATTTTGATAAtagttttctttcagtttgacctGTTTTGAGATCTCTGCCACAGACTTTTGCCGCCATCCTAGTACAACCGATGTAAATGGCATTTGGTTTGTGCGTTTATTGtgctcaaagcattgaaaaaagTTTCTAGTGAAAACTACTTCAGCTTTACCTTGAGGAAGAATTCAGTGCCTTTTTCCATGATCTGCTGGATCTGCAGGAAGCCGGCGGTATACATGAGGAGAAACTGGTCTCCCACTGTCATGCTGAGACGGCCTGTGTAGCAGAAAGCCAAAATCTGCTGGAAGCTCTGGGGCTGCACAGCCGACGGGAGCTCCACTACCGTTGGGCTTGTCTCATTGCTGTTACCACCTCCactattgctgctgctgctgctgctgaaaaggTCCCGGAAATACGAACTGCTAGCAGCCAGCACAGCTCGATGGGCCTAAGACAAAAGCAGATGAGTAAGAATCAGAATTAGAACCTTTGAGAGTAGTGCTGATTTTGAATATTACGTGTAAGATTTAAGATATTTACTAATTTCTCTCACTTCAGAGAGAGAATTCACTGTTTTGATCAGGGACATGTTAACACAGGGTACAAGGCTGCTGCTGTCATCAAACCAAAGACGTTCAGACAATGAGACACCTTAGGTCAGACCTTCTAAGCAATGGACTTGTGGTGAATGAACCCTATGCAGAGTTCCTTGATATGAAGACTTGGTCACCAGAGATTCTTATAAACTAATGTATTGATTTGTTTAGATATCATTCAAATTTGCCTATACCCAAATTGAGTCTTGGTACCAAAACTAAAGCTAGACTTTTTTTGAGGCCGTATTTTGCTtgctttttagattttattgatCAGAATAATCCAAACCTCCCAAATAAATCACAGTGTTAAATGTCATCTTCACGTGAAACAGCTCCACAAGAACTctgcctaaataaaatacagtttaaactTAATAAGATATTAACTATAAAGCAAGCATTTGGTGCCAACTATTGCTGAACTGAATTCAACCAGTATTTAAGTATTGTATTAAATATTCTTTGCCCAGCTATTTagttatttaagtatttaactAATAGGTCTTATAATATGATACCTAAAATACTGATATGGAGTTCTTCCATtgctcttggaaagaaagccaTACTCAAAATGACTGCTCTCTTACTCTCTTACTGTCTCTTATGGTTATTGAAATTTTGGGACCTAAAAGCAAGGTTACAGGGCAGAGAAGGTTAAGAAAATCTGACTAGATGACAGTGAGGAATGACATACAAACCAAGACTCAGAGCATTG
This genomic interval from Siniperca chuatsi isolate FFG_IHB_CAS linkage group LG21, ASM2008510v1, whole genome shotgun sequence contains the following:
- the LOC122868477 gene encoding nucleus accumbens-associated protein 1 isoform X5, whose translation is MMNGEADTGQFKFGTSSLGLCDFGDGSRPFGGVRWRTMAQTLQMAIPNFGNNVLECLNEQRLQGLYCDVSVVVKGHAFKAHRAVLAASSSYFRDLFSSSSSSNSGGGNSNETSPTVVELPSAVQPQSFQQILAFCYTGRLSMTVGDQFLLMYTAGFLQIQQIMEKGTEFFLKVSSPSCDSQGLHAEEAPPSEPQSPVTQTNNSAARPASCLTPLSLVSRVKAEQPASQPEAATPYSVVCTPVAKRLWEGGSSRDGVGSGGGGGARKTARYSQEVVRGSAIQSPGALGLAMGMGATATSLSGMVASVGTNGSSAAGQGMSEGASPGTLSTYASDSPISYHDDEEEEEGTDDCAEEQYRQICNMYTMYSMLNMGAAGNGQNTSGERVEALPDHTETRGRMRGRDLTCLPAELIAQIGNRCHPKLYEEGDPAEKLELVSGTSVYISRAQLMNCHVSAGTRHKVLLRRLLAAFFDRNTLANSCGTGIRSSTNDPSRKPLDNRVLHAVKFYCQNFATSFKESEMNAIAADMCTNARRVVRKSWIPKLKLLMAESDAYTAFLPDGVKMEDDTLGADPAFDPASLEATSGAGIESGGSSGESLPGGGGRCQCSLRRKGWLDGQAWRRGGEYIECKCQWHFSLCKPDNLCSSLGNGTKFKIDTIIINTTCSSCTFHSSPCKHSSPHITFLETRESHLSVSLCSVL
- the LOC122868477 gene encoding nucleus accumbens-associated protein 1 isoform X4, producing MTSASCLSSSSSVLCDQWLCVPQSPGILYRPRWLCYRRFAHTEWLPGVRKSGERERCFSSFEPTLCINFPARGPFGGVRWRTMAQTLQMAIPNFGNNVLECLNEQRLQGLYCDVSVVVKGHAFKAHRAVLAASSSYFRDLFSSSSSSNSGGGNSNETSPTVVELPSAVQPQSFQQILAFCYTGRLSMTVGDQFLLMYTAGFLQIQQIMEKGTEFFLKVSSPSCDSQGLHAEEAPPSEPQSPVTQTNNSAARPASCLTPLSLVSRVKAEQPASQPEAATPYSVVCTPVAKRLWEGGSSRDGVGSGGGGGARKTARYSQEVVRGSAIQSPGALGLAMGMGATATSLSGMVASVGTNGSSAAGQGMSEGASPGTLSTYASDSPISYHDDEEEEEGTDDCAEEQYRQICNMYTMYSMLNMGAAASGERVEALPDHTETRGRMRGRDLTCLPAELIAQIGNRCHPKLYEEGDPAEKLELVSGTSVYISRAQLMNCHVSAGTRHKVLLRRLLAAFFDRNTLANSCGTGIRSSTNDPSRKPLDNRVLHAVKFYCQNFATSFKESEMNAIAADMCTNARRVVRKSWIPKLKLLMAESDAYTAFLPDGVKMEDDTLGADPAFDPASLEATSGAGIESGGSSGGGGRCQCSLRRKGWLDGQAWRRGGEYIECKCQWHFSLCKPDNLCSSLGNGTKFKIDTIIINTTCSSCTFHSSPCKHSSPHITFLETRESHLSVSLCSVL
- the LOC122868477 gene encoding nucleus accumbens-associated protein 1 isoform X2, which gives rise to MTSASCLSSSSSVLCDQWLCVPQSPGILYRPRWLCYRRFAHTEWLPGVRKSGERERCFSSFEPTLCINFPARGPFGGVRWRTMAQTLQMAIPNFGNNVLECLNEQRLQGLYCDVSVVVKGHAFKAHRAVLAASSSYFRDLFSSSSSSNSGGGNSNETSPTVVELPSAVQPQSFQQILAFCYTGRLSMTVGDQFLLMYTAGFLQIQQIMEKGTEFFLKVSSPSCDSQGLHAEEAPPSEPQSPVTQTNNSAARPASCLTPLSLVSRVKAEQPASQPEAATPYSVVCTPVAKRLWEGGSSRDGVGSGGGGGARKTARYSQEVVRGSAIQSPGALGLAMGMGATATSLSGMVASVGTNGSSAAGQGMSEGASPGTLSTYASDSPISYHDDEEEEEGTDDCAEEQYRQICNMYTMYSMLNMGAAASGERVEALPDHTETRGRMRGRDLTCLPAELIAQIGNRCHPKLYEEGDPAEKLELVSGTSVYISRAQLMNCHVSAGTRHKVLLRRLLAAFFDRNTLANSCGTGIRSSTNDPSRKPLDNRVLHAVKFYCQNFATSFKESEMNAIAADMCTNARRVVRKSWIPKLKLLMAESDAYTAFLPDGVKMEDDTLGADPAFDPASLEATSGAGIESGGSSGESLPGGGGRCQCSLRRKGWLDGQAWRRGGEYIECKCQWHFSLCKPDNLCSSLGNGTKFKIDTIIINTTCSSCTFHSSPCKHSSPHITFLETRESHLSVSLCSVL
- the LOC122868477 gene encoding nucleus accumbens-associated protein 1 isoform X8, encoding MAQTLQMAIPNFGNNVLECLNEQRLQGLYCDVSVVVKGHAFKAHRAVLAASSSYFRDLFSSSSSSNSGGGNSNETSPTVVELPSAVQPQSFQQILAFCYTGRLSMTVGDQFLLMYTAGFLQIQQIMEKGTEFFLKVSSPSCDSQGLHAEEAPPSEPQSPVTQTNNSAARPASCLTPLSLVSRVKAEQPASQPEAATPYSVVCTPVAKRLWEGGSSRDGVGSGGGGGARKTARYSQEVVRGSAIQSPGALGLAMGMGATATSLSGMVASVGTNGSSAAGQGMSEGASPGTLSTYASDSPISYHDDEEEEEGTDDCAEEQYRQICNMYTMYSMLNMGAAGNGQNTSGERVEALPDHTETRGRMRGRDLTCLPAELIAQIGNRCHPKLYEEGDPAEKLELVSGTSVYISRAQLMNCHVSAGTRHKVLLRRLLAAFFDRNTLANSCGTGIRSSTNDPSRKPLDNRVLHAVKFYCQNFATSFKESEMNAIAADMCTNARRVVRKSWIPKLKLLMAESDAYTAFLPDGVKMEDDTLGADPAFDPASLEATSGAGIESGGSSGESLPGGGGRCQCSLRRKGWLDGQAWRRGGEYIECKCQWHFSLCKPDNLCSSLGNGTKFKIDTIIINTTCSSCTFHSSPCKHSSPHITFLETRESHLSVSLCSVL
- the LOC122868477 gene encoding nucleus accumbens-associated protein 1 isoform X1 codes for the protein MTSASCLSSSSSVLCDQWLCVPQSPGILYRPRWLCYRRFAHTEWLPGVRKSGERERCFSSFEPTLCINFPARGPFGGVRWRTMAQTLQMAIPNFGNNVLECLNEQRLQGLYCDVSVVVKGHAFKAHRAVLAASSSYFRDLFSSSSSSNSGGGNSNETSPTVVELPSAVQPQSFQQILAFCYTGRLSMTVGDQFLLMYTAGFLQIQQIMEKGTEFFLKVSSPSCDSQGLHAEEAPPSEPQSPVTQTNNSAARPASCLTPLSLVSRVKAEQPASQPEAATPYSVVCTPVAKRLWEGGSSRDGVGSGGGGGARKTARYSQEVVRGSAIQSPGALGLAMGMGATATSLSGMVASVGTNGSSAAGQGMSEGASPGTLSTYASDSPISYHDDEEEEEGTDDCAEEQYRQICNMYTMYSMLNMGAAGNGQNTSGERVEALPDHTETRGRMRGRDLTCLPAELIAQIGNRCHPKLYEEGDPAEKLELVSGTSVYISRAQLMNCHVSAGTRHKVLLRRLLAAFFDRNTLANSCGTGIRSSTNDPSRKPLDNRVLHAVKFYCQNFATSFKESEMNAIAADMCTNARRVVRKSWIPKLKLLMAESDAYTAFLPDGVKMEDDTLGADPAFDPASLEATSGAGIESGGSSGESLPGGGGRCQCSLRRKGWLDGQAWRRGGEYIECKCQWHFSLCKPDNLCSSLGNGTKFKIDTIIINTTCSSCTFHSSPCKHSSPHITFLETRESHLSVSLCSVL
- the LOC122868477 gene encoding nucleus accumbens-associated protein 1 isoform X7 — its product is MTSASCLSSSSSVLCDQWLCVPQSPGILYRPRWLCYRRFAHTEWLPGVRKSGERERCFSSFEPTLCINFPARGPFGGVRWRTMAQTLQMAIPNFGNNVLECLNEQRLQGLYCDVSVVVKGHAFKAHRAVLAASSSYFRDLFSSSSSSNSGGGNSNETSPTVVELPSAVQPQSFQQILAFCYTGRLSMTVGDQFLLMYTAGFLQIQQIMEKGTEFFLKVSSPSCDSQGLHAEEAPPSEPQSPVTQTNNSAARPASCLTPLSLVSRVKAEQPASQPEAATPYSVVCTPVAKRLWEGGSSRDGVGSGGGGGARKTARYSQEVVRGSAIQSPGALGLAMGMGATATSLSGMVASVGTNGSSAAGQGMSEGASPGTLSTYASDSPISYHDDEEEEEGTDDCAEEQYRQICNMYTMYSMLNMGAAGNGQNTSGERVEALPDHTETRGRMRGRDLTCLPAELIAQIGNRCHPKLYEEGDPAEKLELVSGTSVYISRAQLMNCHVSAGTRHKVLLRRLLAAFFDRNTLANSCGTGIRSSTNDPSRKPLDNRVLHAVKFYCQNFATSFKESEMNAIAADMCTNARRVVRKSWIPKLKLLMAESDAYTAFLPDGVKMEDDTLGADPAFDPASLEATSGAGIESGGSSGGGGRCQCSLRRKGWLDGQAWRRGGEYIESCFSVYKLKSDPEREGESFLLR
- the LOC122868477 gene encoding nucleus accumbens-associated protein 1 isoform X3, with product MTSASCLSSSSSVLCDQWLCVPQSPGILYRPRWLCYRRFAHTEWLPGVRKSGERERCFSSFEPTLCINFPARGPFGGVRWRTMAQTLQMAIPNFGNNVLECLNEQRLQGLYCDVSVVVKGHAFKAHRAVLAASSSYFRDLFSSSSSSNSGGGNSNETSPTVVELPSAVQPQSFQQILAFCYTGRLSMTVGDQFLLMYTAGFLQIQQIMEKGTEFFLKVSSPSCDSQGLHAEEAPPSEPQSPVTQTNNSAARPASCLTPLSLVSRVKAEQPASQPEAATPYSVVCTPVAKRLWEGGSSRDGVGSGGGGGARKTARYSQEVVRGSAIQSPGALGLAMGMGATATSLSGMVASVGTNGSSAAGQGMSEGASPGTLSTYASDSPISYHDDEEEEEGTDDCAEEQYRQICNMYTMYSMLNMGAAGNGQNTSGERVEALPDHTETRGRMRGRDLTCLPAELIAQIGNRCHPKLYEEGDPAEKLELVSGTSVYISRAQLMNCHVSAGTRHKVLLRRLLAAFFDRNTLANSCGTGIRSSTNDPSRKPLDNRVLHAVKFYCQNFATSFKESEMNAIAADMCTNARRVVRKSWIPKLKLLMAESDAYTAFLPDGVKMEDDTLGADPAFDPASLEATSGAGIESGGSSGGGGRCQCSLRRKGWLDGQAWRRGGEYIECKCQWHFSLCKPDNLCSSLGNGTKFKIDTIIINTTCSSCTFHSSPCKHSSPHITFLETRESHLSVSLCSVL
- the LOC122868477 gene encoding nucleus accumbens-associated protein 1 isoform X9 codes for the protein MTSASCLSSSSSVLCDQWLCVPQSPGILYRPRWLCYRRFAHTEWLPGVRKSGERERCFSSFEPTLCINFPARGPFGGVRWRTMAQTLQMAIPNFGNNVLECLNEQRLQGLYCDVSVVVKGHAFKAHRAVLAASSSYFRDLFSSSSSSNSGGGNSNETSPTVVELPSAVQPQSFQQILAFCYTGRLSMTVGDQFLLMYTAGFLQIQQIMEKGTEFFLKVSSPSCDSQGLHAEEAPPSEPQSPVTQTNNSAARPASCLTPLSLVSRVKAEQPASQPEAATPYSVVCTPVAKRLWEGGSSRDGVGSGGGGGARKTARYSQEVVRGSAIQSPGALGLAMGMGATATSLSGMVASVGTNGSSAAGQGMSEGASPGTLSTYASDSPISYHDDEEEEEGTDDCAEEQYRQICNMYTMYSMLNMGAAASGERVEALPDHTETRGRMRGRDLTCLPAELIAQIGNRCHPKLYEEGDPAEKLELVSGTSVYISRAQLMNCHVSAGTRHKVLLRRLLAAFFDRNTLANSCGTGIRSSTNDPSRKPLDNRVLHAVKFYCQNFATSFKESEMNAIAADMCTNARRVVRKSWIPKLKLLMAESDAYTAFLPDGVKMEDDTLGADPAFDPASLEATSGAGIESGGSSGESLPGVGGDGGPLF
- the LOC122868477 gene encoding nucleus accumbens-associated protein 1 isoform X6; amino-acid sequence: MTSASCLSSSSSVLCDQWLCVPQSPGILYRPRWLCYRRFAHTEWLPGVRKSGERERCFSSFEPTLCINFPARGPFGGVRWRTMAQTLQMAIPNFGNNVLECLNEQRLQGLYCDVSVVVKGHAFKAHRAVLAASSSYFRDLFSSSSSSNSGGGNSNETSPTVVELPSAVQPQSFQQILAFCYTGRLSMTVGDQFLLMYTAGFLQIQQIMEKGTEFFLKVSSPSCDSQGLHAEEAPPSEPQSPVTQTNNSAARPASCLTPLSLVSRVKAEQPASQPEAATPYSVVCTPVAKRLWEGGSSRDGVGSGGGGGARKTARYSQEVVRGSAIQSPGALGLAMGMGATATSLSGMVASVGTNGSSAAGQGMSEGASPGTLSTYASDSPISYHDDEEEEEGTDDCAEEQYRQICNMYTMYSMLNMGAAGNGQNTSGERVEALPDHTETRGRMRGRDLTCLPAELIAQIGNRCHPKLYEEGDPAEKLELVSGTSVYISRAQLMNCHVSAGTRHKVLLRRLLAAFFDRNTLANSCGTGIRSSTNDPSRKPLDNRVLHAVKFYCQNFATSFKESEMNAIAADMCTNARRVVRKSWIPKLKLLMAESDAYTAFLPDGVKMEDDTLGADPAFDPASLEATSGAGIESGGSSGESLPGGGGRCQCSLRRKGWLDGQAWRRGGEYIESCFSVYKLKSDPEREGESFLLR